In Sphingobacterium thalpophilum, a genomic segment contains:
- a CDS encoding IS4 family transposase yields MINLNVFSQILSLIDRELFKDLVSKHKSDKHQKGINSWTHLVSMLFCHFSSADSVRDISNGLRSTTGNLNHLGVVRAPSKSNISYINTHRTHELFKDLYYSVLDRLWQKDTHFRKDLVQLKRKVYLMDASIIPLCLSVFDWAKFRSTKGAVKLHTVLDYDGCLPVFMQITDGKVHESQRAGSYSFSKGSVVVVDRGYVDYSWLGDLDSRGCYFVTRSKVNMKYKVIKSYQSEALMEKGILKDELIELSGAACNKYNGKPLRLVHFWDSTTGNEYHFLTNNTKWKASLVANIYKQRWHIEVFFKHLKQRLKVSTFIGTSENAVMIQIWTSLIGILLLKYLQKKAKYDWNLSNLVAFIRMNIFVKINIWQWIDDPFLRPPIKGKKGQLKIFAD; encoded by the coding sequence ATGATAAATTTAAATGTTTTTAGTCAGATTTTATCTCTTATCGACCGCGAATTATTCAAAGATTTGGTTTCAAAGCACAAAAGTGACAAACATCAGAAAGGGATCAACAGCTGGACGCATCTAGTCAGTATGCTTTTCTGTCATTTTTCCTCGGCAGATTCGGTTCGTGATATTAGTAACGGTCTACGCAGTACCACTGGTAATCTGAACCACTTAGGTGTAGTAAGAGCTCCAAGTAAGTCTAATATATCCTATATCAACACACACCGTACCCATGAACTTTTCAAAGATCTTTACTATTCTGTTTTGGATAGGCTTTGGCAAAAGGACACCCATTTTCGCAAAGATCTTGTTCAGCTAAAGCGTAAAGTATATCTGATGGATGCAAGCATCATCCCCTTATGTCTATCTGTATTTGACTGGGCAAAGTTTCGCAGCACCAAAGGTGCCGTAAAGCTGCACACTGTCTTGGATTATGATGGCTGCCTACCTGTTTTTATGCAGATTACCGATGGAAAAGTACATGAGAGCCAGCGAGCCGGTAGTTACAGTTTTTCCAAGGGAAGCGTGGTGGTAGTGGACCGTGGCTACGTGGATTACAGCTGGCTTGGGGATTTGGACAGCAGGGGGTGTTACTTCGTTACCAGGAGTAAAGTTAATATGAAGTACAAGGTTATCAAGTCCTATCAGAGTGAAGCACTCATGGAAAAGGGGATCCTTAAGGATGAGCTCATTGAGCTATCCGGTGCTGCCTGCAATAAATACAACGGCAAGCCGCTACGCCTAGTCCACTTTTGGGACAGCACCACTGGCAATGAGTACCACTTTTTGACCAATAATACGAAGTGGAAGGCTTCTTTGGTGGCAAACATCTATAAACAACGCTGGCATATCGAAGTCTTCTTCAAGCATCTAAAGCAGCGCTTAAAAGTATCGACATTCATAGGGACTTCTGAAAATGCAGTGATGATCCAGATCTGGACTTCACTCATTGGCATATTACTGTTAAAATACTTACAAAAAAAGGCCAAATATGACTGGAACCTGTCCAATCTGGTCGCATTCATCAGAATGAATATCTTCGTGAAGATAAACATCTGGCAATGGATAGATGATCCCTTTCTCAGGCCGCCTATAAAAGGAAAAAAGGGACAGCTAAAGATCTTCGCAGATTGA
- a CDS encoding AraC family transcriptional regulator, which produces MMEDGLQYTIVKPDEAIASFVDSFWCLRNESGVIKETIGLPDGRVDLFLFKSSEDNFRIVLLGLGTMPHEEATIPIDGQLFCISFKLLGAEYILKESIAGIINTGKFLSTDFWGFCELDLVDFDLFVVKSVQIIKSLLPSMIDERKRKLFELIYQRKGAISVAELSEHIFWNSRQINRYFNQQFGLSLKSYCNILRFRSSLNHIAKGKLFPEEHFFDQTHFIKEIKKFSGVVPKELLKNKNDRFILLSSLTSQ; this is translated from the coding sequence ATGATGGAAGATGGCCTACAATATACAATAGTTAAGCCTGATGAAGCGATCGCAAGTTTTGTGGATAGCTTTTGGTGTTTGCGTAATGAATCTGGCGTTATAAAGGAAACCATCGGTTTGCCAGATGGACGTGTTGATTTGTTTCTTTTCAAATCTTCTGAAGATAACTTTCGGATCGTTTTACTTGGTCTAGGAACAATGCCCCATGAAGAAGCGACTATTCCTATTGACGGACAACTATTTTGTATCAGCTTTAAATTGCTTGGAGCGGAGTATATTTTAAAAGAAAGTATTGCCGGTATCATCAATACGGGTAAGTTTCTTTCGACTGATTTTTGGGGCTTTTGTGAATTGGATTTAGTTGATTTTGACTTGTTTGTTGTTAAATCTGTGCAAATTATTAAGTCACTTCTTCCTTCTATGATTGATGAGAGAAAGCGTAAGTTATTTGAACTGATCTATCAGCGTAAGGGAGCGATTTCAGTTGCCGAACTCTCAGAACATATTTTTTGGAACAGCAGGCAAATCAATCGTTATTTTAATCAGCAATTTGGACTTTCTTTAAAGTCGTACTGTAATATTTTACGTTTTAGGTCCTCATTGAATCACATTGCAAAAGGGAAACTTTTTCCAGAGGAACATTTTTTCGATCAGACCCATTTTATTAAAGAGATTAAGAAATTTTCGGGAGTAGTTCCCAAAGAGCTGTTAAAAAATAAAAACGACCGATTTATACTATTATCATCACTTACATCTCAATAG
- a CDS encoding AraC family transcriptional regulator — MVDREYFEKFSPNFRFSFACYQRNPVISLSNETFALLYYEFNAIRKELEDHNCVPAIIYSGTAVIASILSKEVQKVVQNEQNNESNPRLLKLQELIDIHFRQEKSVSFYAKELNISTPHLTKICRQKLEVSPSQLIQQRTILEAKRLLKATDLSIKEISFELGFVDSPYFSNFFKQHTGLNPKHFRTN; from the coding sequence ATGGTCGATAGGGAATACTTCGAGAAATTTTCGCCCAATTTCCGTTTTTCATTCGCTTGCTATCAACGTAATCCTGTTATCTCACTCTCCAACGAAACATTTGCTCTACTTTATTATGAATTTAATGCGATAAGAAAAGAACTTGAGGACCACAATTGCGTTCCTGCTATTATCTATTCTGGCACAGCTGTGATCGCATCGATACTAAGCAAAGAGGTACAAAAGGTAGTCCAAAATGAACAAAATAATGAATCCAATCCACGTCTCTTAAAGTTACAGGAGTTAATTGATATCCATTTTCGGCAGGAGAAGTCGGTATCTTTCTATGCGAAAGAACTTAATATATCCACCCCGCACCTTACTAAAATCTGCCGTCAAAAGCTCGAAGTATCTCCAAGCCAGCTCATTCAGCAACGAACTATCTTGGAAGCAAAACGATTGTTAAAAGCAACCGATCTATCTATCAAAGAAATTTCGTTCGAACTTGGTTTCGTGGACTCTCCTTACTTCTCCAATTTCTTCAAACAACATACAGGTCTGAATCCAAAGCACTTTAGAACGAACTGA
- the nudK gene encoding GDP-mannose pyrophosphatase NudK, which translates to MAIKDIKIVKTEILSDNWYTLKKVTYQYSKPDGTIQQQSREAYDRGNGAVILLYNTSTQTVILTRQFRIPTYINGNESGMLIEACAGLLDQDSPHDCIRRETEEETGYQIKEAKKIFEAYMSPGSVTEILHFFIAEYTNNMKVGDGGGLEEEEEHIEILEINIEEALHMIDTGEIKDGKTIMLLQYIRLKNIL; encoded by the coding sequence ATGGCAATAAAAGATATTAAAATTGTAAAAACTGAAATTCTATCAGACAACTGGTACACTTTAAAAAAAGTGACTTATCAATACAGCAAACCCGATGGCACGATACAGCAACAAAGCCGAGAAGCTTATGATCGTGGCAATGGAGCTGTCATTTTACTCTATAATACCAGTACTCAAACAGTCATATTAACAAGACAATTTCGAATACCCACCTACATCAACGGGAATGAATCAGGTATGCTTATCGAAGCTTGTGCAGGTCTTCTTGATCAAGATTCTCCCCACGACTGTATACGCAGGGAAACAGAAGAAGAAACAGGCTATCAGATTAAGGAAGCAAAAAAGATCTTTGAAGCTTATATGTCTCCAGGTTCTGTAACTGAAATTCTACATTTTTTTATAGCAGAATACACCAATAACATGAAAGTTGGCGATGGCGGTGGTTTAGAAGAAGAGGAAGAGCATATTGAAATTTTAGAAATCAATATCGAAGAAGCACTACATATGATTGATACAGGTGAAATCAAAGATGGAAAAACCATTATGCTACTACAATATATTCGTTTAAAAAATATACTGTAG
- a CDS encoding Ada metal-binding domain-containing protein — translation MEWHKNITDASLHAKIRAGEIHFGGNEKLKIYGLLCCISGKRMKRENRVFFSTEQEALKHQYRPCGHCLKANYVEWKEENKRFDKV, via the coding sequence ATGGAATGGCATAAAAATATTACAGATGCTTCATTGCATGCCAAGATTCGAGCGGGAGAAATTCACTTTGGTGGCAATGAAAAGCTAAAAATTTATGGATTGCTTTGCTGTATTTCGGGAAAACGGATGAAGCGGGAGAACAGGGTCTTTTTTTCCACTGAGCAAGAAGCGCTAAAACATCAATATCGCCCTTGTGGGCACTGCTTAAAAGCGAACTACGTTGAATGGAAGGAAGAAAATAAAAGATTTGATAAAGTGTAG
- a CDS encoding 2OG-Fe(II) oxygenase — MENVIQNIENLDWPAITEEMHKQGYVVIPNLLTDLQCDLLKKGYSDSTLYRKTVVMERHRFGLGEYKYFDYPLPKLIQTIRSQLYSYLTVIANAWFRALKIDISFSLKHEDLLTDCRLKGQEKATVLILKYGQGGFNTLHKDLYGAVYFPMQVVLMLNEPGVDFMGGEFVLTQQVPRAQSKAVVLKPKKGDLVLFATNFRPEKGRTGYFRVNMKHGVSEVTAGERHALGIIFHDAEK, encoded by the coding sequence ATGGAAAATGTCATTCAAAACATAGAAAATCTAGATTGGCCTGCGATTACAGAAGAAATGCATAAACAGGGCTATGTAGTCATTCCAAATCTATTGACAGATTTACAATGCGATCTATTAAAAAAAGGGTATAGCGATTCGACGCTCTACCGTAAAACTGTCGTTATGGAAAGGCATCGATTCGGATTAGGGGAGTATAAATATTTTGACTACCCACTACCTAAGTTGATTCAAACGATTCGATCTCAACTTTATTCCTATCTTACCGTCATTGCTAATGCCTGGTTTCGTGCGCTGAAAATCGATATATCATTTTCATTGAAACATGAAGACCTTTTGACGGATTGCCGTTTGAAAGGACAGGAAAAGGCAACAGTATTGATTTTGAAATATGGTCAAGGAGGTTTCAATACGCTACATAAAGACTTGTATGGAGCGGTTTACTTTCCGATGCAGGTGGTTTTGATGTTAAATGAGCCAGGAGTCGATTTTATGGGCGGAGAATTTGTATTAACACAACAAGTTCCGAGGGCTCAATCAAAGGCAGTTGTTTTGAAACCTAAAAAAGGTGATCTCGTTTTATTCGCAACAAATTTTAGGCCTGAGAAAGGACGAACGGGTTATTTTAGGGTTAATATGAAACATGGGGTGAGTGAAGTCACAGCAGGTGAACGCCATGCGTTGGGTATTATTTTTCATGATGCCGAAAAATAA
- a CDS encoding MarR family transcriptional regulator codes for MDDLLKLDKQLCFSVYVLHREIMQQYRTILEEIDLTYPQYITMMALWENDEQTVNQLGTKLFLDNGTLTPLLKRLETKALLTRTRSKTDERVVKIKLTKQGLQLKEKANCVPMQIFEALKLDYADMVQLKALAEKIVNNVGNS; via the coding sequence ATGGATGATTTATTAAAATTAGATAAACAGCTTTGCTTTTCAGTGTATGTGCTACATAGGGAAATTATGCAGCAGTATCGAACTATTCTTGAAGAGATTGACTTGACCTATCCACAGTATATCACCATGATGGCTTTATGGGAGAATGATGAGCAAACAGTAAATCAATTAGGAACTAAGTTATTTCTGGATAATGGAACGCTTACGCCACTATTGAAGCGCTTGGAGACTAAAGCTTTGCTTACTCGAACACGAAGTAAAACTGACGAGAGGGTAGTCAAAATCAAACTTACAAAGCAAGGATTACAATTAAAAGAAAAGGCAAATTGTGTTCCCATGCAGATTTTTGAAGCCTTAAAGCTCGACTATGCTGATATGGTTCAGCTTAAAGCCTTGGCAGAAAAAATCGTGAATAATGTTGGAAACAGCTAG
- a CDS encoding nitroreductase family protein: MSLIEDLQWRHAVKAYDPTKKVSQENIDKIVEAARFAPTSSGLQPFKILIVENQALKEELAKGALNPDCMRECSHVLVFAAWDRYTEERIDKVYDFTTDERDLPRGRFGSYTDKLKSIYLNEAAERNFAHTARQTYIALGLALAQAAELRVDSTPAEGFDNRVVDEVLQLEKHGLKSVSLMYVGVADSSRNWISSMKKVRVPKEEFVVEYK; this comes from the coding sequence ATGTCATTAATAGAAGATTTACAATGGCGTCATGCTGTGAAAGCATACGATCCGACAAAAAAAGTTAGTCAAGAAAATATAGATAAAATCGTTGAAGCAGCGCGCTTTGCACCGACTTCCTCGGGCTTACAGCCATTTAAAATATTGATTGTTGAAAATCAGGCATTGAAAGAAGAATTGGCAAAAGGAGCACTAAATCCAGACTGTATGCGTGAATGCTCACATGTGCTTGTTTTCGCTGCATGGGATCGTTATACAGAAGAACGTATTGATAAAGTTTATGATTTTACTACAGATGAACGGGATTTGCCAAGGGGACGCTTTGGCTCCTATACGGACAAGTTAAAATCTATTTATCTGAATGAAGCTGCAGAAAGAAATTTTGCGCACACGGCAAGACAGACTTACATTGCTTTAGGTTTAGCTTTGGCTCAAGCAGCGGAACTCCGCGTTGATTCCACGCCTGCCGAGGGCTTCGATAACCGCGTCGTGGATGAGGTTTTACAATTAGAAAAACATGGACTTAAAAGCGTTTCATTGATGTATGTTGGTGTGGCGGACTCTTCGAGAAATTGGATTTCGTCAATGAAAAAGGTTCGAGTACCCAAGGAAGAGTTTGTCGTTGAGTATAAATAG
- a CDS encoding DUF1304 domain-containing protein, with amino-acid sequence MNYIANVLTALVLLEHVYIVWMEMFAWETAGKRSFGKALPAELFKPTKGLAANQGLYNGFLVAGLAWSFFINDPIWSHNVRLFFLGCVLVAGIFGGITASKKIFFVQGVPALLALLSVILVK; translated from the coding sequence ATGAATTATATTGCCAACGTGCTTACAGCACTCGTACTTTTAGAACATGTATACATTGTATGGATGGAAATGTTTGCTTGGGAAACTGCAGGAAAACGTAGTTTTGGAAAGGCTCTCCCGGCAGAATTATTTAAGCCAACGAAGGGGCTTGCTGCAAATCAAGGGCTCTACAATGGCTTTCTCGTTGCAGGTTTAGCCTGGTCTTTTTTTATCAATGACCCCATCTGGAGTCACAATGTACGCCTGTTCTTTTTAGGATGTGTCCTTGTTGCCGGTATTTTTGGTGGAATTACAGCGAGCAAAAAGATATTTTTTGTACAAGGAGTTCCTGCATTGTTGGCGTTGTTATCCGTTATACTCGTAAAATAA
- a CDS encoding organic hydroperoxide resistance protein — protein sequence MKTLYNIGATAKGGRNGQVRSENGVLDLAVRMPKGLGGANDDYANPEMLFAAGFAACFDSALNLVIRSEKVKTGETSVTAHVSIGQLDNGGFGLAAELHANIPGVSLELAQQLIEKAHQVCPYSNATRGNMDVKLTVSTNE from the coding sequence ATGAAAACGTTATATAACATCGGCGCGACAGCCAAAGGAGGACGAAACGGTCAGGTAAGAAGTGAAAATGGTGTACTGGATTTAGCTGTTCGTATGCCAAAAGGACTAGGAGGTGCGAATGATGATTATGCCAATCCAGAGATGCTTTTTGCTGCAGGTTTCGCTGCGTGTTTTGATAGTGCCTTGAATTTGGTCATTAGGTCAGAAAAAGTAAAAACTGGAGAGACTTCGGTAACTGCACATGTGAGTATTGGACAATTGGATAATGGTGGTTTTGGATTGGCTGCAGAATTACATGCAAATATACCTGGCGTAAGCTTAGAGTTAGCACAACAATTAATTGAAAAAGCACATCAAGTGTGCCCTTATTCAAATGCAACTAGGGGTAATATGGATGTCAAATTGACGGTATCAACTAACGAATAA